From a region of the Rhabdothermincola sediminis genome:
- a CDS encoding penicillin acylase family protein produces the protein MHARTTSRLMALLAGLALLLAGCTNDGERSGPAGSTDDRPERRGYEATIRRTTDGVAHITAGDLGSLAFGQGYASAEDHSCDLADQVLKIRGERSKWFGPGENDRNLTSDFGWLALGIDARARQEWPDKSDGVHELFEGFAAGWNAYLEDAGVDGIDGWCAGQPWVAPISAVDAYAYARSVALQASGARLIEFIAGAQPPAVTAGGPSGDASAPPGEGAATASHRGRAPTDLAVLGAAPSASNAWAIGSERSADGGGLLLANPHFPWEGELRFWEVHLTIPGELDLYGAQLAGLPGVGIGFTENFAWSHTVSAGNRFTAYTVDLVPGKPTSYLYDGEERPMTSRAITVQVRQPDGTMGSETRTLWSTHYGPVLDFPGVGWTESTTITYRDANIDNDEFVDQYLAMNRAADLDEFIAAHQTHTGVPLFNTIAVSADGRAWYADTSATPALSTEAIAAYEEAKRTDPMVAIAAQNRAVLLDGSDSRFEWLDLPGARDPGLVPYAAMPKVERRDHVFNANDSYWLANATETLEGDYSPLHGPPRTARSPRTRENAVVLRDTSASGPAGADGRFDLDELAAASLANRGYTSRVLKDGVVQRCRGAATVAVPPLTDGGTEVLPAATVDLRDACEVLDRWDGRYELDRVGAALWREFIGRFEPAQLLGDTPGLWAEPFDPARPVDTPAGLAPTTDASPDPVLVNLARAVQIFQAAGHPLTASLGELQAADRAGVRVPIHGGDNADGVTNVVGYGAGSSTMEPTPGRGPTVAPRSALTADGYLINNGTSFLLAVHFGPDGPEAKVFLTYGQTQDRTSPLFVGATERFSAKDWRTVVFKNEDVASDRNLQEKTVRR, from the coding sequence ATGCACGCACGCACCACCAGCCGGCTCATGGCCCTCCTCGCCGGATTGGCGCTGCTCCTCGCGGGGTGCACCAACGACGGTGAGCGCTCCGGCCCCGCCGGCAGCACCGATGACCGCCCGGAGCGGCGGGGCTACGAGGCCACCATCCGCCGCACTACCGACGGCGTCGCGCACATAACCGCCGGCGACCTGGGGAGCCTGGCGTTCGGGCAGGGCTACGCCAGTGCCGAGGACCACTCCTGTGACCTGGCGGATCAGGTCCTCAAGATCCGCGGTGAGCGATCGAAGTGGTTCGGGCCCGGCGAGAACGACCGCAACCTGACGTCGGATTTCGGGTGGCTCGCGCTGGGCATCGACGCCCGTGCCCGGCAGGAGTGGCCCGACAAGAGCGACGGGGTGCACGAGCTGTTCGAGGGGTTCGCCGCCGGCTGGAACGCGTACCTCGAGGACGCCGGTGTCGACGGCATCGACGGGTGGTGCGCCGGGCAGCCCTGGGTGGCCCCGATCAGCGCCGTGGACGCGTACGCGTACGCTCGATCCGTCGCCCTGCAGGCCAGCGGTGCCCGGCTGATCGAGTTCATCGCCGGGGCCCAGCCGCCCGCCGTGACCGCTGGTGGGCCCTCCGGCGACGCGAGCGCACCCCCCGGCGAGGGAGCAGCCACCGCCTCGCACCGCGGGCGGGCACCGACCGACCTGGCCGTGCTCGGCGCGGCCCCCTCCGCCAGCAATGCGTGGGCGATCGGCTCCGAGCGGAGCGCCGACGGCGGCGGCCTGCTGCTCGCCAACCCGCACTTCCCCTGGGAGGGGGAACTGCGGTTCTGGGAGGTGCACCTCACCATCCCCGGCGAGCTGGACCTCTACGGCGCGCAGCTCGCGGGGCTACCAGGCGTCGGCATCGGCTTCACCGAGAACTTCGCCTGGTCGCATACGGTCTCGGCGGGCAACCGCTTCACCGCCTACACGGTCGACCTGGTGCCGGGGAAGCCCACCAGCTACCTCTACGACGGCGAGGAGCGACCCATGACCTCGCGAGCGATCACGGTCCAGGTGCGCCAGCCCGACGGCACCATGGGCAGCGAGACCCGCACCTTGTGGTCCACCCACTACGGCCCCGTGCTCGACTTCCCCGGGGTCGGCTGGACCGAGAGCACCACGATCACCTACCGGGACGCGAACATCGACAACGACGAGTTCGTCGACCAGTACCTGGCCATGAACCGAGCCGCCGACCTCGACGAGTTCATCGCCGCACACCAGACCCACACCGGCGTGCCTCTTTTCAACACCATCGCTGTCAGCGCGGACGGCCGGGCCTGGTACGCGGACACCTCGGCCACCCCGGCACTCTCCACCGAGGCGATCGCGGCCTACGAGGAGGCCAAACGCACCGACCCCATGGTGGCGATCGCCGCCCAGAACCGGGCAGTGCTGCTCGACGGGTCGGACTCGCGGTTCGAATGGCTCGACCTACCCGGCGCGCGAGATCCCGGCCTCGTGCCCTACGCCGCCATGCCCAAAGTCGAGCGACGCGACCACGTCTTCAACGCCAACGACAGCTACTGGCTGGCGAACGCGACCGAGACCCTCGAAGGCGACTACTCACCCCTGCACGGCCCACCTCGCACCGCGCGCTCGCCGCGCACCCGTGAGAACGCGGTGGTCCTGCGCGACACCAGCGCATCGGGCCCGGCCGGCGCGGACGGTCGGTTCGACCTCGACGAGCTCGCAGCGGCGTCGCTGGCCAACCGGGGCTACACCTCACGGGTGCTCAAGGACGGTGTGGTGCAGCGGTGTCGTGGCGCGGCCACCGTTGCCGTCCCCCCGCTGACCGACGGAGGCACCGAGGTGCTGCCTGCCGCGACGGTCGACCTGCGCGACGCCTGCGAGGTGCTCGACCGCTGGGACGGGCGCTACGAGCTGGACCGGGTCGGTGCCGCGCTGTGGCGAGAGTTCATCGGGCGCTTCGAGCCGGCACAGCTGCTCGGCGATACGCCGGGACTGTGGGCCGAGCCCTTCGATCCGGCCCGCCCGGTCGACACTCCCGCCGGGTTGGCCCCCACCACCGACGCCTCCCCTGACCCGGTGCTCGTGAACCTCGCCCGGGCCGTGCAGATCTTCCAGGCTGCGGGCCATCCCCTGACCGCGAGCCTGGGGGAGCTGCAGGCCGCAGACCGCGCCGGCGTACGGGTCCCGATCCACGGCGGCGACAACGCCGACGGGGTGACCAACGTCGTCGGTTACGGTGCCGGCTCCTCCACGATGGAGCCCACTCCCGGGCGGGGACCGACCGTCGCCCCCCGCTCGGCATTGACGGCTGACGGGTACCTGATCAACAACGGCACCAGCTTTCTCCTGGCCGTCCACTTCGGCCCCGATGGGCCCGAGGCGAAGGTGTTCCTGACCTACGGGCAGACCCAGGACCGGACCTCGCCGCTCTTCGTGGGGGCGACCGAGCGCTTCTCGGCCAAGGATTGGCGGACCGTCGTGTTCAAGAACGAGGACGTGGCGTCCGACAGGAACCTCCAGGAGAAGACCGTGCGCCGCTGA
- the purU gene encoding formyltetrahydrofolate deformylase: MTRAVLLLTCPDRPGIVADVARWVAEDGGNIVDAGQYSDTEHGLFLQRVEFEHPADATALRASFEPVAERWSMSWQLHVPGPARLAVLTSREPHCLYDLLGRCATGDLPAEVVAVISNHDLHAPIARRFDLAFHHVPVADEGGASRVDQEQRVVSLLRELEPDLVVLARYMRVLSPAFCEAFGERTINIHHSFLPAFAGPRAYHQAWERGVKLIGATAHYVTAELDAGPIIAQDVTRVSHADDPATMARRGRDLEALVLARAVRAHLEHRVIAYANRTVVFE; the protein is encoded by the coding sequence GTGACCCGGGCCGTGCTGCTGCTGACCTGCCCGGACCGGCCGGGCATCGTCGCCGACGTGGCCCGCTGGGTGGCCGAGGACGGCGGCAACATCGTCGACGCCGGCCAGTACAGCGACACCGAGCACGGGCTGTTCCTCCAGCGGGTGGAGTTCGAGCACCCCGCGGACGCCACCGCCCTGCGGGCGAGCTTCGAGCCGGTGGCCGAGCGCTGGTCGATGAGCTGGCAGCTCCACGTCCCCGGCCCCGCACGCCTGGCGGTGCTCACCTCCCGCGAGCCGCACTGCCTGTACGACCTGCTGGGGCGCTGTGCCACCGGTGACCTGCCCGCCGAGGTCGTGGCGGTCATCTCGAACCACGATCTCCACGCCCCGATCGCCCGGCGCTTCGACCTCGCCTTCCACCACGTCCCGGTGGCGGACGAAGGCGGGGCGAGCCGGGTAGACCAGGAGCAACGGGTCGTCTCCTTGCTGCGCGAGCTCGAGCCCGACCTGGTGGTGCTGGCCCGCTACATGCGGGTCCTCTCCCCGGCGTTCTGCGAAGCGTTCGGCGAGCGGACGATCAACATCCACCACTCGTTCCTGCCCGCGTTCGCCGGTCCCCGGGCCTACCACCAGGCCTGGGAGCGGGGGGTGAAGCTGATCGGCGCCACTGCGCACTACGTGACCGCCGAGCTCGACGCGGGGCCGATCATCGCCCAGGACGTCACCCGGGTCTCCCACGCCGATGACCCGGCGACCATGGCTCGCCGGGGCCGGGACCTCGAAGCGCTCGTCCTGGCCAGGGCCGTGCGAGCCCATCTGGAGCACCGGGTGATCGCCTACGCCAACCGCACGGTCGTGTTCGAGTAG
- a CDS encoding MauE/DoxX family redox-associated membrane protein, whose protein sequence is MTELVAPLAIVAGVVAVGGAMKIADPGATQGMLRALGMPAAPWLARGVGLLELATGLAAALLGGRVASAAVAGLYLVFAAVAWRLVRGGQASSCGCFGRLSAPATRVHVTADLTAGAVAAGAAVAAAPGLAGLDAGGPLQQVTLLALVAVGTWLGVAIHTVLPATLVSARRVPARAAVQEFRIGPPAAR, encoded by the coding sequence GTGACGGAGCTGGTCGCCCCCCTCGCCATCGTCGCCGGGGTCGTCGCGGTCGGGGGGGCGATGAAGATCGCCGACCCCGGCGCCACCCAGGGGATGCTCCGAGCGCTCGGGATGCCCGCTGCCCCCTGGCTCGCTCGCGGCGTCGGCCTGCTCGAGCTGGCTACCGGCCTCGCCGCCGCGCTGCTCGGCGGCCGGGTGGCATCAGCCGCCGTGGCCGGCCTCTACCTGGTTTTCGCCGCCGTCGCCTGGCGGCTGGTGCGCGGTGGGCAGGCCTCGTCGTGTGGCTGTTTCGGTCGGCTGTCCGCCCCCGCGACGAGAGTCCACGTGACCGCCGACCTCACCGCCGGCGCCGTCGCCGCCGGGGCCGCGGTCGCCGCCGCCCCGGGGTTGGCCGGGCTCGACGCCGGCGGGCCCCTGCAACAGGTCACGCTCTTGGCCCTGGTGGCCGTCGGCACCTGGCTCGGGGTCGCCATCCACACGGTGTTGCCGGCGACCCTGGTGTCCGCCCGCCGGGTTCCGGCGCGGGCCGCCGTGCAGGAGTTCCGCATCGGCCCGCCCGCCGCCCGATGA
- a CDS encoding DUF1214 domain-containing protein: MSGDAAQPPPIPPDDASGAYRELLGLLADLEASFDRPGRGWDDEVTRAEGYVHLLDLLATGLEFFLHGDADRPAFIRMITPVRKFGGDNTDSLYHLALLNPTRSYRITGRRGDECYLGFCVYGGRADGSPAERVVENVNHTAFAPGPGDSFELILSARPELEPAIELAPDTISVIARQYFFDPATERPASFTIEVVDGRGEPAPVAPPPPLSFAAVADRLRAVANHVRGWTGLAPLPAPDSPDAFNTICEPHQAAGPWSTPDNLHAYGFYRLEPGQVLELRGRSPESVWWGVQVWNQYMQSYDARYHRVSLNARQITLEPDGSWRIFVGPDDPGEPNWVDTAGHLTGFVYFRWQLADGSPSPISAAVRRVG; encoded by the coding sequence ATGAGCGGAGACGCCGCCCAACCGCCACCCATACCGCCCGACGACGCGTCGGGGGCGTACCGCGAGCTGCTCGGCCTGCTCGCCGACCTCGAGGCCAGCTTCGACCGGCCGGGGCGGGGGTGGGACGACGAGGTCACTCGCGCCGAGGGCTACGTCCACCTGCTCGACCTGCTGGCCACCGGGCTGGAGTTCTTCCTCCACGGCGACGCCGACCGGCCGGCGTTCATCCGCATGATCACCCCTGTCCGCAAGTTCGGTGGGGACAACACCGACTCGCTCTACCACCTGGCGCTGCTGAACCCGACCCGCAGCTACCGCATCACCGGCCGGCGAGGCGACGAGTGCTACCTGGGTTTCTGCGTGTACGGCGGCCGAGCCGACGGCAGCCCGGCCGAGCGGGTGGTCGAAAACGTTAACCACACCGCCTTCGCACCCGGCCCCGGCGACAGCTTCGAGCTGATCCTGAGCGCCCGTCCCGAGCTGGAGCCGGCGATCGAGCTCGCTCCCGACACGATCTCGGTCATCGCCCGCCAGTACTTCTTCGACCCCGCCACCGAGCGACCGGCGTCGTTCACCATCGAGGTCGTCGACGGCCGTGGCGAACCCGCACCGGTGGCTCCCCCGCCACCGCTGTCGTTCGCCGCCGTCGCTGACCGGCTACGAGCGGTGGCCAACCACGTCCGGGGCTGGACCGGCCTGGCACCCCTCCCCGCACCCGACTCACCGGACGCCTTCAACACCATCTGCGAGCCGCACCAGGCCGCGGGACCGTGGTCCACGCCGGACAACCTCCACGCCTACGGCTTCTACCGGCTGGAACCGGGGCAGGTGCTCGAGCTGCGGGGCCGGTCGCCGGAATCGGTGTGGTGGGGGGTGCAGGTGTGGAACCAGTACATGCAGTCCTACGACGCCCGCTACCACCGGGTCTCGCTCAACGCACGCCAGATCACCCTCGAGCCCGACGGGTCGTGGAGGATCTTCGTGGGGCCCGACGATCCCGGCGAGCCGAACTGGGTGGACACCGCCGGCCACCTCACGGGCTTCGTCTACTTCCGCTGGCAGCTGGCGGACGGCTCACCTTCGCCCATCTCGGCCGCGGTGCGCCGCGTGGGCTGA
- a CDS encoding NADP-dependent oxidoreductase → MARPETNRQLVLRHRPEGLLSEGDVELIEAPPPALDEGEALMRTVYLSMDATVRTWMSRAEGYLPPVELGEVVRCSGIGQIVESRCDAFEVGDIVYSMPGWQEYGICRDDVFTTRLEPGTPLLPMMSVFGATGAAAYFGLLDIGQPKEGETVVVSAAAGATGSLAGQIAKIKGCRVVGIAGSDEKCAWVVDELGFDACINHRTQDLPDRLRETCPDRVDVYFDNVGGAVLDAVLGALNMHGRVVLCGAIAIYNERGKPPGPSNYLNLISRRGRMEGFITLDHWDRFPECFNQLRAWAEAGLLRWREHIVDGLEQAPNALNMLFTGENIGKVVVKVGPEP, encoded by the coding sequence ACCGACCCGAGGGCCTCCTCTCCGAGGGTGACGTGGAGCTGATCGAGGCTCCGCCGCCGGCGCTCGACGAAGGCGAAGCCCTGATGCGCACGGTGTACCTGTCGATGGACGCCACGGTGCGAACCTGGATGAGCCGTGCCGAGGGCTACCTCCCCCCGGTGGAGCTCGGGGAAGTGGTGCGCTGCAGCGGGATCGGGCAGATCGTCGAGTCCCGCTGCGATGCCTTCGAGGTGGGCGACATCGTCTACTCGATGCCGGGCTGGCAGGAGTACGGCATCTGCCGCGACGACGTGTTCACCACTCGCCTCGAGCCGGGCACCCCGCTGCTGCCCATGATGAGCGTCTTCGGGGCCACCGGGGCGGCGGCGTACTTCGGGCTGCTCGACATCGGGCAACCCAAGGAGGGCGAGACCGTGGTGGTGTCGGCCGCCGCCGGGGCCACGGGGTCGCTCGCGGGCCAGATCGCCAAGATCAAGGGCTGCCGGGTCGTGGGCATCGCTGGGTCGGACGAGAAGTGCGCCTGGGTCGTCGACGAGCTGGGCTTCGACGCGTGCATCAACCACCGCACGCAAGACCTTCCTGACCGGCTGCGCGAAACCTGCCCCGATCGGGTCGACGTGTACTTCGACAACGTCGGCGGAGCGGTCCTCGACGCGGTGCTCGGCGCGCTCAACATGCACGGCCGGGTGGTGCTCTGCGGGGCCATCGCCATCTACAACGAACGGGGTAAGCCGCCCGGGCCGTCGAACTACCTGAACCTGATCTCGCGCCGAGGACGGATGGAAGGCTTCATCACCCTCGACCACTGGGACCGCTTCCCCGAGTGCTTCAACCAGCTGCGGGCATGGGCCGAGGCCGGCCTGCTGCGCTGGCGGGAGCACATCGTGGACGGTCTCGAGCAGGCACCGAACGCGCTCAACATGCTGTTCACGGGCGAGAACATCGGCAAGGTGGTGGTCAAGGTCGGCCCCGAGCCCTGA